The following proteins come from a genomic window of Dongia rigui:
- a CDS encoding AAA family ATPase, protein MVQFNKLRLTGFKSFVESTELSIQAGMTGIVGPNGCGKSNLVEALRWVMGETSAKRMRGGEMDDVIFGGSGNRPARNVAEVVLTLDNADRRASAQFNESDDLEISRRIDRGEGSTYKVNGKEARARDVQLLFQDISAGAHSTALVSQGRVGAIVNAKPTDRRSLLEEAAGITGLHTRRHEAELRLKAAEANLARLDDVIITLESQLGQLKKQARQASRYRNLQDHIRRAEAIIFHLQWLDARQRLEYSEQTLMAAETAVVSLTSAAAIAATRQTEAATILPSLRQAEAEAAAELQRLTIARGALDKEEERIQQARHDADRQLRENEADHGREQALTTDAIAAAERLNEERATIEATAGEEAAIGEETQRRVEAAQAEVDESEAELGRLTQDMAAAEARAQSLTRRLDELQQRRQRLSNRAQEVDAERQRLSAEIENDAETQAARAAVAEAEAALEEAQAILAEIEAQRGLAGEAETQARAQLQQAQDQRQRLKAEVDALSSIFANSDADMWPPLIDSLTVAPGYETALAAALGDDLQASTDLGAPTHWREGETDPAAPGLPADAEPLSRYVTGSAALLRRLAQIAVVGDEAACRALGAQLRQGQRVVSKDGAMWRWDGFTIAAGTETAAATRLKQRNRLRELEGMLQTAEGALAEVEAQFGSARDEAQGLIDRERSQRQTLQAAYNSARQARDAAARVEQRATQMQSRLAAIAEQAEAVAGDIAEIEGQLEAAAAERAELPDLEQARLQINTLRPEVAERRTRLVEARSALDRLQREAQQRQQRLLAIADELRSWENRGQRAQQHLNELVERRAHIEAEIERLAALPEEIAQQRLDLMDLLETSEAKRRDAADALAAAETALNEADRGLKGEEHKLIEAREQRVRAEAAIAQAKEAADTLIERIREKLECSPEEVLTLAELDPSEPLPARDETEQRLSKLLRERENIGPVNLRAETESNELDQQLAGMQTERSDLINAISRLRQGIASLNREGRERLLAAFELVNGHFTSLFTRLFGGGKAHLQLTEAEDPLDAGLEIFASPPGKKLQILSLLSGGEQALTALALLFAVFLVNPAPICVLDEVDAPLDDANVERFCNLVQELAEASGTRFLVITHHRLTMARMDRLYGVTMAERGVSQLVSVDLQEIGELRAAS, encoded by the coding sequence TTGGTCCAGTTCAACAAGCTTCGCCTGACCGGCTTCAAATCCTTCGTCGAATCCACTGAACTCTCGATTCAGGCGGGCATGACCGGGATCGTCGGCCCCAATGGCTGCGGCAAGTCGAACCTGGTCGAAGCCCTGCGCTGGGTGATGGGTGAAACCTCGGCCAAGCGCATGCGCGGCGGCGAAATGGATGACGTCATTTTCGGCGGCAGCGGCAACCGACCAGCGCGCAACGTCGCGGAAGTTGTCCTGACGCTCGACAATGCCGACCGCCGTGCCTCAGCCCAGTTCAACGAAAGCGACGATCTGGAAATCTCGCGCCGCATCGATCGCGGCGAGGGCTCGACCTACAAGGTCAACGGCAAGGAAGCGCGCGCCCGTGACGTGCAGCTCCTGTTCCAGGATATCTCGGCGGGTGCCCATTCGACGGCCCTGGTGAGCCAGGGCCGCGTCGGCGCCATCGTCAACGCCAAGCCCACCGACCGCCGCTCGCTGCTCGAAGAAGCCGCCGGCATCACCGGCCTCCATACCCGCCGGCATGAAGCAGAGTTGCGCTTGAAAGCGGCGGAAGCCAATCTCGCGCGGCTCGACGACGTCATCATCACGCTGGAAAGCCAGCTGGGACAGTTGAAGAAGCAGGCCCGCCAGGCGTCGCGCTACCGGAATCTGCAGGATCATATCCGCCGCGCCGAAGCGATCATCTTCCATCTGCAATGGCTGGATGCGCGCCAGCGCCTCGAATATTCCGAACAGACCCTGATGGCGGCGGAAACCGCCGTCGTCTCGCTGACCTCGGCCGCGGCCATTGCCGCCACGCGCCAGACGGAAGCGGCGACGATCCTCCCCAGCCTGCGCCAGGCGGAAGCCGAAGCCGCCGCCGAATTGCAGCGCCTCACCATCGCGCGCGGCGCGCTCGACAAGGAAGAGGAGCGCATCCAACAAGCGCGGCACGATGCCGACCGTCAGCTGCGCGAGAACGAGGCCGATCATGGCCGCGAGCAAGCGCTGACCACCGACGCCATTGCCGCCGCCGAGCGCCTGAACGAAGAGCGCGCCACCATCGAAGCGACTGCCGGCGAGGAAGCGGCGATCGGCGAAGAGACGCAGCGCCGCGTCGAAGCAGCGCAGGCGGAAGTCGACGAGAGCGAAGCGGAACTCGGCCGCCTCACCCAGGACATGGCCGCTGCCGAAGCCCGTGCCCAGAGCCTGACCCGGCGCCTCGATGAATTGCAGCAGCGCCGCCAGCGCCTCTCGAACCGCGCCCAGGAAGTGGATGCCGAGCGCCAGCGCCTGTCGGCCGAGATCGAGAACGATGCCGAGACGCAGGCAGCGCGCGCGGCCGTCGCCGAAGCGGAAGCGGCCCTTGAAGAAGCCCAGGCCATCCTGGCCGAGATCGAGGCGCAGCGCGGCCTTGCCGGCGAGGCCGAGACGCAGGCCCGCGCCCAGCTGCAACAAGCCCAGGACCAGCGCCAGCGCCTGAAGGCCGAGGTCGATGCGCTGTCGTCGATCTTTGCCAATTCCGATGCCGACATGTGGCCGCCACTCATTGACAGCCTGACCGTGGCGCCGGGTTATGAGACGGCGTTGGCCGCAGCCCTCGGCGATGATCTGCAGGCTTCGACCGATCTCGGCGCGCCGACCCATTGGCGCGAGGGCGAGACCGATCCCGCGGCACCCGGTCTGCCGGCCGACGCCGAACCGCTGTCGCGCTATGTCACCGGTTCGGCCGCCTTGCTGCGCCGCCTCGCCCAGATTGCCGTCGTCGGCGACGAAGCCGCCTGCCGTGCCTTGGGCGCCCAGTTGCGCCAGGGCCAGCGCGTTGTCTCGAAAGACGGCGCCATGTGGCGCTGGGACGGCTTCACCATCGCCGCCGGCACCGAAACCGCCGCCGCCACGCGCCTGAAGCAACGCAACCGCCTGCGCGAGCTGGAAGGTATGCTGCAAACGGCCGAAGGCGCCTTGGCCGAGGTCGAGGCGCAGTTCGGTTCGGCGCGCGACGAGGCGCAAGGGTTGATCGACCGCGAGCGCAGTCAGCGCCAGACCCTGCAGGCCGCCTATAACAGCGCGCGCCAGGCGCGCGATGCCGCGGCCCGCGTCGAGCAGCGCGCGACGCAAATGCAGTCGCGCCTTGCCGCCATCGCCGAACAGGCGGAAGCGGTTGCCGGCGATATCGCGGAAATCGAAGGCCAGTTGGAAGCAGCGGCCGCCGAGCGCGCGGAACTCCCCGACCTTGAGCAGGCCCGCCTGCAGATCAACACCCTGCGCCCGGAAGTGGCCGAACGGCGCACGCGGCTGGTCGAGGCGCGTTCGGCCCTGGATCGCCTGCAGCGCGAGGCGCAACAGCGCCAGCAGCGCCTGCTCGCCATCGCCGACGAATTGCGTTCCTGGGAAAACCGCGGCCAGCGCGCGCAGCAACATTTGAATGAATTGGTCGAGCGCCGCGCCCATATCGAGGCGGAAATCGAGCGCCTCGCTGCGCTGCCAGAGGAAATCGCCCAGCAGCGTCTGGACCTCATGGACCTCCTCGAAACATCCGAGGCGAAGCGCCGCGATGCCGCCGATGCGCTGGCCGCGGCCGAGACGGCCCTCAACGAGGCGGATCGCGGCTTGAAAGGCGAAGAGCATAAGCTGATCGAAGCGCGCGAGCAGCGCGTGCGTGCCGAGGCCGCCATTGCCCAGGCGAAGGAAGCCGCCGACACGCTGATCGAGCGCATCCGCGAAAAGCTGGAATGCTCGCCCGAGGAGGTGCTGACGCTCGCCGAGCTTGATCCCAGCGAGCCGCTGCCGGCCCGTGACGAGACCGAGCAGCGCCTTTCGAAGCTGCTGCGCGAGCGGGAGAATATCGGCCCGGTGAACCTCCGCGCCGAGACGGAATCGAACGAGCTCGACCAGCAGCTGGCCGGGATGCAGACCGAGCGCTCCGACCTCATCAACGCCATTTCGCGTCTCCGTCAGGGCATTGCCTCGCTCAACCGCGAAGGCCGCGAGCGGTTGCTCGCCGCCTTCGAACTGGTGAACGGGCATTTCACCTCGCTCTTCACCAGGCTTTTCGGCGGCGGCAAGGCACATCTGCAATTGACCGAGGCAGAGGACCCGCTCGATGCGGGCTTGGAAATCTTTGCGAGCCCGCCGGGCAAGAAGCTGCAGATTCTGTCGCTGCTCTCGGGTGGTGAACAGGCGCTGACCGCTTTGGCGCTCCTTTTCGCCGTGTTCCTCGTGAACCCCGCACCGATCTGCGTGCTGGACGAGGTCGACGCCCCGCTCGACGACGCCAACGTCGAACGCTTCTGCAATCTGGTGCAGGAACTGGCCGAAGCGTCGGGCACGCGCTTCCTGGTCATCACCCACCACCGCCTGACCATGGCCCGCATGGACCGCCTCTATGGCGTCACCATGGCGGAGCGCGGCGTCAGCCAGCTGGTCTCGGTCGACCTCCAGGAAATCGGCGAACTGCGCGCGGCGTCTTAA
- a CDS encoding type II toxin-antitoxin system Phd/YefM family antitoxin: MKLSSQVKPISYLKANAAEVLDALAENQQPMIITQNGEAKAVLQDLASYEKTQETLALLKIIALGDAQIARGEIVPARQAIEALRTDLKSSAADTSKKNHP; this comes from the coding sequence ATGAAATTGTCCAGCCAGGTAAAGCCGATCAGCTACCTCAAGGCCAATGCGGCCGAGGTTCTCGATGCATTGGCCGAAAACCAGCAACCGATGATCATCACGCAGAATGGCGAAGCCAAGGCTGTGCTGCAGGATCTTGCGTCGTACGAGAAGACGCAGGAGACGTTAGCGCTGTTGAAGATCATTGCGCTGGGCGATGCGCAGATCGCGCGTGGTGAAATCGTTCCGGCGCGCCAGGCCATCGAGGCGCTGCGGACCGACTTGAAGTCATCGGCGGCGGACACATCGAAGAAAAATCATCCGTGA
- a CDS encoding type II toxin-antitoxin system RelE/ParE family toxin — protein MNFRVELTRSALRDLEDIAHFVADQTSVTAADRLLTGILDIVGTLETMPERGRAVPELAEYGYQSIRERFFKPYRIVYRIDGGNVRILLIVDGRRDLQQILARRLIAD, from the coding sequence GTGAATTTTCGCGTCGAGCTGACCAGGAGCGCGCTGCGAGATCTGGAAGACATTGCGCACTTCGTCGCCGATCAGACATCCGTTACGGCAGCGGATCGGCTCCTGACAGGCATCCTTGATATTGTTGGCACACTTGAAACCATGCCCGAACGGGGCCGTGCGGTGCCGGAACTGGCAGAATACGGATACCAATCGATCCGAGAGCGCTTCTTCAAGCCTTATCGCATTGTTTATCGCATCGATGGCGGCAATGTCCGCATTCTGCTGATCGTCGATGGTCGGCGCGACCTGCAACAAATTTTGGCGCGTCGCCTGATCGCTGATTGA
- a CDS encoding GNAT family N-acetyltransferase, which yields MTNHFRRAGPHDAALVEAITHRAYQKWVPVIGRAPKPMTADYALAVRDHVIDLLIEGDVVAGLVELIPMTDHWLIENVAVDPAQQGKGYGRILVAHAEELTRAAGFDTIRLYTNKLFAANVTHYQKLGYTHDREEDFRGGIIVHMSKRL from the coding sequence ATGACCAATCATTTCCGCCGCGCCGGGCCGCATGATGCCGCCCTGGTCGAGGCCATCACTCATCGCGCCTATCAGAAATGGGTCCCCGTGATCGGTCGCGCACCTAAGCCGATGACGGCGGATTACGCCCTGGCGGTCCGGGACCATGTCATCGATCTGCTGATCGAAGGTGACGTTGTCGCGGGCTTGGTCGAACTTATCCCGATGACGGATCACTGGCTGATCGAGAACGTTGCCGTCGATCCAGCACAGCAAGGCAAGGGCTACGGGCGCATCCTCGTCGCCCATGCCGAAGAGCTCACGCGCGCCGCCGGCTTCGACACGATTCGTCTCTATACCAACAAGCTCTTCGCCGCGAACGTGACGCACTATCAGAAGCTGGGCTATACGCACGACCGCGAAGAAGACTTCCGCGGCGGCATCATCGTGCATATGAGCAAGAGGTTGTGA
- a CDS encoding AtpZ/AtpI family protein, with protein sequence MTEQQPDKLDQFNAKLQAARDRIEGSGTQELAREGTSLGYGFRLSVELLAGLLVGLGMGYVIDGWLGTRPWLMLVFMILGLGAGVLNVMRVTRQMEQLEASKKDQR encoded by the coding sequence ATGACCGAACAGCAGCCCGATAAGCTCGATCAGTTCAACGCGAAGCTCCAAGCAGCGCGCGACCGGATCGAGGGGTCGGGGACCCAGGAATTGGCCCGTGAGGGCACGTCCCTGGGGTATGGCTTCCGCCTCAGCGTCGAATTGCTGGCGGGCCTGCTGGTGGGTCTGGGGATGGGCTATGTCATCGATGGATGGCTGGGTACACGTCCCTGGTTGATGCTGGTTTTCATGATCCTGGGTCTCGGCGCGGGCGTCCTTAATGTGATGCGCGTGACGCGGCAGATGGAGCAGCTGGAAGCTTCCAAGAAGGATCAACGTTAA
- a CDS encoding F0F1 ATP synthase subunit A codes for MAEAHSPLAQFEIKTLADFHLGGIDASFTNASLIMVVVVGLITLFIVAGMRNATIVPGRFQGMVEFFYEFIANLLKENTGSAGKQFFPLIFSLFMFILGANLIGLFGAITVTSHIIVTFALAFMVITVVTVVGFVKHGTHYFSYFAPAGAPMWLMPLMIPLEVISYLIRPISLSVRLFANMVAGHVMLGVLGTFVVGLGGLFFALGAIPLVAIPMIFALEVLVALLQAYVFAILTCIYLNDAIHLAH; via the coding sequence GTGGCCGAAGCCCATTCACCGCTCGCCCAGTTCGAAATCAAGACGCTTGCGGATTTTCATCTGGGCGGCATCGACGCCTCGTTCACCAATGCCTCGCTGATCATGGTAGTGGTGGTGGGCCTCATCACCCTCTTCATCGTCGCCGGCATGCGCAATGCCACCATCGTCCCCGGCCGTTTCCAGGGCATGGTCGAGTTCTTCTATGAATTCATCGCCAATCTCCTGAAGGAAAACACCGGCAGCGCCGGGAAGCAGTTCTTCCCGCTGATCTTCTCGCTGTTCATGTTCATCCTGGGCGCCAACCTCATTGGCCTCTTTGGCGCCATCACCGTCACCAGCCACATCATCGTCACCTTTGCCCTGGCCTTCATGGTCATCACGGTAGTTACGGTCGTCGGCTTCGTGAAGCACGGCACGCATTACTTCAGCTATTTCGCCCCGGCCGGTGCGCCGATGTGGCTGATGCCGCTGATGATTCCGCTGGAAGTCATCTCTTATCTCATCCGCCCGATCAGCCTCTCGGTCCGACTGTTTGCCAACATGGTGGCCGGCCACGTGATGTTGGGCGTGCTCGGGACCTTTGTCGTGGGCCTCGGCGGTCTGTTCTTCGCGCTCGGCGCCATTCCTCTCGTCGCGATCCCGATGATCTTCGCGCTTGAGGTACTGGTCGCCCTGCTGCAGGCCTATGTGTTCGCCATCCTCACCTGCATCTATCTCAACGACGCCATTCACCTGGCGCATTGA
- a CDS encoding F0F1 ATP synthase subunit C: MELEAAKMIGAGIAALALGGAGVGLGNLFGSYMQGAFRNPEAQSKLKVNPMLAFALIEATGLFGFVIAMIILFG, translated from the coding sequence ATGGAACTCGAAGCCGCGAAAATGATCGGCGCCGGTATCGCAGCGCTGGCCCTCGGTGGCGCCGGTGTCGGTCTCGGCAACCTGTTCGGCAGCTACATGCAGGGCGCGTTCCGCAACCCGGAAGCCCAGAGCAAGCTGAAGGTCAACCCGATGCTTGCCTTCGCGCTGATCGAAGCCACCGGCCTGTTCGGCTTCGTCATCGCCATGATCATCCTGTTCGGCTAA
- a CDS encoding F0F1 ATP synthase subunit B family protein, producing MPQFDPAIFSPLLVWLVVTFVALYVLMSKFALPKVATIIDQRSERIEGNLAKAEQLKSDAAAVLAAYEKAIADAKAQAQAELAKAAAEIAAETARREADFAKRLGEQTRAAEGRIKSAQADAMAQVRAIASDLAAGIATKLTGASVDQASAGAAVEAAIKER from the coding sequence ATGCCCCAATTCGATCCCGCCATTTTCTCGCCGCTCCTGGTCTGGCTGGTCGTGACCTTCGTGGCGCTCTATGTGCTGATGTCGAAATTCGCGCTGCCGAAGGTGGCGACGATCATCGATCAGCGTTCCGAGCGCATCGAGGGCAACCTTGCCAAGGCCGAGCAGTTGAAGTCCGACGCCGCTGCGGTGCTTGCTGCTTATGAGAAGGCGATCGCCGATGCGAAGGCCCAGGCCCAGGCTGAACTGGCCAAGGCCGCCGCTGAAATCGCCGCCGAGACGGCTCGCCGCGAGGCCGATTTTGCAAAGCGCCTTGGCGAACAGACCAGAGCGGCCGAAGGCCGCATCAAATCGGCCCAGGCCGACGCCATGGCCCAGGTCCGGGCAATCGCCAGCGACCTTGCCGCCGGCATCGCCACCAAGCTGACCGGCGCCAGCGTCGACCAGGCTTCGGCCGGTGCCGCTGTCGAAGCCGCGATCAAGGAGCGTTGA
- a CDS encoding F0F1 ATP synthase subunit B family protein — protein sequence MEHEVGFFANPHTWVNIGGLIFLAFAGPKIWKALTQMLDQRAIKIKADLDEAQKLKDEAQALLGEYQRKQKDALKEASEIIETAKTTAQHQAKEAAAGLEAAFVRREKLALEKIAQAEAAAIAEVRREAVDVAGAAARKLIAASLNDARASALIDAAIKDVNQRLH from the coding sequence ATGGAACATGAAGTCGGTTTCTTCGCCAATCCGCATACCTGGGTCAATATTGGCGGCCTGATCTTCCTCGCCTTCGCCGGCCCGAAGATCTGGAAGGCCCTCACCCAGATGCTCGACCAGCGCGCGATCAAGATCAAAGCCGATCTCGATGAGGCGCAGAAGCTCAAAGATGAGGCTCAGGCGCTGCTCGGCGAGTATCAGCGCAAGCAGAAGGACGCCTTGAAAGAGGCGAGCGAGATCATCGAGACAGCCAAAACCACGGCCCAACATCAGGCCAAGGAAGCCGCGGCCGGTCTTGAGGCGGCTTTCGTTCGTCGCGAGAAGCTGGCGCTGGAGAAGATTGCCCAGGCGGAAGCCGCCGCAATCGCCGAAGTCCGCCGCGAAGCGGTTGATGTCGCCGGTGCCGCCGCCCGCAAGCTGATTGCCGCCAGCCTCAACGATGCCCGGGCCAGCGCCCTCATCGATGCGGCGATCAAGGACGTCAACCAGCGCCTGCATTGA
- a CDS encoding phasin family protein produces MAKAQNTFESTPTAAFPDFTKFDFTKIQADFGNWFGDYSKAFTNGKNLFDIDGVVAAQKKNFEVLTAANQAAFEGVKAVAQRQAEIARKAVEEFSKVAKELAAPTSAEEKLVKQAEITKAGFEQAVANLREITDLVQKSGSEVAELIQGRFVAQIDEVKAAIAKTAKK; encoded by the coding sequence ATGGCCAAGGCCCAGAACACGTTTGAGAGCACCCCGACTGCCGCTTTCCCGGACTTCACCAAGTTCGACTTCACCAAGATCCAGGCCGATTTCGGCAACTGGTTTGGTGACTACAGCAAGGCTTTCACGAACGGCAAGAACCTGTTCGACATCGACGGTGTCGTTGCCGCGCAGAAGAAGAATTTCGAAGTCCTGACCGCCGCCAACCAGGCCGCCTTCGAAGGCGTCAAGGCCGTGGCCCAGCGCCAGGCTGAGATCGCCCGCAAGGCCGTCGAAGAGTTCAGCAAGGTCGCCAAGGAATTGGCCGCGCCGACCAGCGCCGAAGAGAAGCTCGTGAAGCAGGCCGAGATCACCAAGGCCGGTTTCGAGCAGGCCGTTGCCAATCTTCGCGAGATCACCGACCTCGTCCAGAAGTCGGGTTCGGAAGTTGCCGAGTTGATCCAGGGCCGTTTCGTCGCCCAGATCGACGAAGTGAAGGCCGCGATCGCCAAGACCGCGAAGAAGTAA